Sequence from the Neptunomonas japonica JAMM 1380 genome:
GCGGCAAGGCAGAAAGACTTTGTTACTAACCTCGTTGCTTCCGCTATATGTGCTGCCGCTCTTGTTCTTATGATGGGCTATTATTACGACGTACAGATGGATCGTCAAAATGCCCGCAACGATTTTATGAAAGCAAACATCTCTAAGCTTGATGAGAGAATTAAAGAGATAGAAGAGCTTAAGAGGCAACGTGAAAGGCTGTTGGAGAGACTGAATGCCATTCAGGAGTTGCAAGGTAATCGGCCTATTATTGTAAGAAATTTCGATGAATTAGTTAGAGTATTACCTGATGGTTTGCATTACGACTTCCTGGAAAGAAAAGAAGCCGGTTTCTCGGGAGCCCTAAATAAGGACGCAATCAACATTAAAGGCTTGGCTCTTCAAAACAAGGATGTATCCGAGCTGATGAGGCGCCTTAATTCATCTATTTGGTTTGGTGAGCCTAATTTGTCACAAGTAGGCGCTTTAGGCGCAGGGGCTGGGGCCGCTAGAAAGTCCTTGGCTTTGGCTGATATAAGGGCATTTGATCTTTCAGTTATTTTGACTAAACCTAAAGCTGAGGATGCGAAATGAAAAGTCAGTCTTTGAAAAATGCATTCCAAGGGTTTGATCCAAATAATATGGATATAAACACTGCTGGTAATTGGCCAGTGGGTGTCAAAGCAATTGTCTATTTAATTATTATGGCACTCGTGGTTTATGCAGGTATTCACTTTTATGTGAGTGAGCAGCATGTGCAGTTGGAACGAGAAATCCAGAAAGAGAGTCAGCTTAAACAAGAATTTGAGAAAAAGTCGTTCCAAGTCGCAAATTTAACAGCGCTAAGAAAGCAGATGGAAGACGTTGAAGGTAAGTTTTCTGAGCTATTAGGGCAGCTTCCCACTGATAAAGAAGTGCCGGGTCTACTTGAAGATATTAGTGATATTGGGCGCGCCGCAGGCTTGCAGATTGAGCAAATTGCTTTAGAAGGTGAGAGAAAGGAAAAGTTTTATATTGAGCTGCCGATAAATATAGAGGTAGAAGGGACGTACCATCAAATGGGGCAGTTTGTCAGTGGGGTAGCAGCAATTAAACGCATAGTTACGTTACATGACTATACGCTAGTGCCAACGGATGATGGTCTGTTGAAAATGGGAATCAGTGCGAAGACTTATCGTTATGATGATACTGAGTAGACTTTCTTATAGGGGGCTCCGTGCCTTGGCTGCCGGAGTGGTGATTAGTTTAGCAACGGGTTGTATCTGGGTTGAAGATACCGCTGATCTGTCTAAATTCATTACTGATATACAGGCTAAGCCGAAAGGAAAAATTAAGCCATTACCAACCTTTGAGCCTTATCACAGCTTTGTTTATCAAGGAGCAAGCCTGAGAGACCCGTTTGTGCCATTGGTGCGTGTAGTATCAACACTGTCTAATTTTGAATTAGAAGATGGCGACGGTCTTCAGCCAGATCAAGATCGTTCTAGAAGCTATCTTGAACAGTTTTCTGTGGATCAACTTTCTATGGTTGGCACTATCGGTAAAGCTGAGAATGATTTCTTTTGGGCGCTTGTGCTTGATGATAATAGCGAAATACATCGTGTGAAAATTGGAGACTATTTAGGTTTGGATTTTGGTCGCGTTATTGCTGTTTCAGATCAGCAACTTGATGTGATGGAAATTATATCGAATGGACGGGGTGGATGGATGCAGCGTCCAAGAACTATTGAGTTAGCCGAGCAGAAATGAGCGAAGGATAGAAACATGAATAACAACAATGCTTATCTACAATCCCATGGCGCGGGGCTTCTCAAAGGCGTTTTCATTGCAGCGCTCTTGTTGTTGAGTGCA
This genomic interval carries:
- a CDS encoding PilN domain-containing protein, producing MAKINLRPWREERTAARQKDFVTNLVASAICAAALVLMMGYYYDVQMDRQNARNDFMKANISKLDERIKEIEELKRQRERLLERLNAIQELQGNRPIIVRNFDELVRVLPDGLHYDFLERKEAGFSGALNKDAINIKGLALQNKDVSELMRRLNSSIWFGEPNLSQVGALGAGAGAARKSLALADIRAFDLSVILTKPKAEDAK
- a CDS encoding type 4a pilus biogenesis protein PilO, coding for MKSQSLKNAFQGFDPNNMDINTAGNWPVGVKAIVYLIIMALVVYAGIHFYVSEQHVQLEREIQKESQLKQEFEKKSFQVANLTALRKQMEDVEGKFSELLGQLPTDKEVPGLLEDISDIGRAAGLQIEQIALEGERKEKFYIELPINIEVEGTYHQMGQFVSGVAAIKRIVTLHDYTLVPTDDGLLKMGISAKTYRYDDTE
- a CDS encoding pilus assembly protein PilP — translated: MMILSRLSYRGLRALAAGVVISLATGCIWVEDTADLSKFITDIQAKPKGKIKPLPTFEPYHSFVYQGASLRDPFVPLVRVVSTLSNFELEDGDGLQPDQDRSRSYLEQFSVDQLSMVGTIGKAENDFFWALVLDDNSEIHRVKIGDYLGLDFGRVIAVSDQQLDVMEIISNGRGGWMQRPRTIELAEQK